A genomic stretch from Chitinophaga lutea includes:
- a CDS encoding helix-hairpin-helix domain-containing protein, producing MPNKTLREFFDFSRRERTGIACLLILIVLIYCLPYGWGYLSEGRARSDTAGFHEAALAVDNMMRKDSAALARRRKNSYDSSRYRYRKYAFNRDHDRYRNGQYAYGRGRWHDARDSARYGYWSGYRKYERGRPYVSDSSRSIGRERSPGKTIPFRKPLLIDINAADSAQWERLPLIGPVLAQRIVRFRERLGGFHEVAQVGETYGLADSVFKKIQGMLVLGEVSLRKTDLNQTDEKSLADHPYINTKLARLIVRYRNNHGPFRHLNELRGIALVDDSIYRKLEKYLEVR from the coding sequence GTGCCGAATAAAACCCTCCGGGAATTCTTTGATTTCTCCCGCCGCGAACGTACAGGCATCGCCTGTCTTTTAATCCTCATTGTACTGATCTATTGTTTGCCCTATGGATGGGGCTATTTGTCCGAAGGCCGCGCGCGGAGCGATACGGCGGGCTTTCACGAGGCCGCGCTCGCTGTGGACAACATGATGCGGAAAGACAGTGCCGCGCTCGCCCGGCGGAGAAAAAATTCCTACGACAGCAGCCGTTACCGTTACAGGAAATACGCCTTCAACCGCGATCACGATCGTTACCGGAACGGGCAATATGCGTACGGCCGCGGCAGGTGGCATGATGCCCGTGACAGCGCCCGTTACGGGTATTGGAGCGGCTACCGCAAATACGAAAGGGGGCGGCCGTATGTATCTGACAGCAGTCGTTCCATCGGCCGGGAACGATCGCCGGGCAAAACAATCCCGTTCCGCAAGCCGCTGTTGATCGACATCAACGCTGCCGACAGCGCGCAGTGGGAACGCCTGCCGCTCATCGGGCCGGTGCTGGCGCAGCGCATCGTGCGGTTCCGGGAGCGCCTCGGCGGCTTCCACGAGGTGGCGCAGGTGGGTGAAACCTATGGGCTGGCCGATAGCGTATTTAAAAAAATTCAAGGGATGCTGGTGCTGGGTGAGGTTTCTCTAAGAAAGACTGACCTTAACCAGACAGATGAAAAATCTTTGGCCGATCACCCATACATCAACACGAAACTGGCCCGGTTGATAGTACGGTACCGCAATAACCACGGGCCTTTCAGGCACCTCAACGAGCTCCGGGGCATTGCTTTGGTGGATGACTCCATTTATCGTAAACTTGAAAAATACTTGGAGGTCAGGTAA
- a CDS encoding MBL fold metallo-hydrolase: MKVTFLGTGTSQGVPVIACPCKVCASPDPRDNRLRSSILISSDAGNIVVDTTPDFRYQMLRAGVKTLEAVVVTHSHKDHIAGMDDIRAFNYFQQRPIDIYASDYSQNVIMREFSYAFADFKYPGIPELNLRTILDDPFNINGLKFTPIHVLHHKMPVLGFRFGDFTYITDANYIAPEEKEKIKGSKVLVLNALRREKHISHFTLDEAIEVGKELDVPQVYFTHISHQLGLHAEVDPSLPAGTALAYDGLEIEL; the protein is encoded by the coding sequence TTGAAAGTAACATTCCTTGGAACTGGCACTTCACAGGGCGTACCGGTCATCGCCTGCCCCTGTAAAGTATGTGCGTCGCCCGACCCGCGCGACAACCGCCTGCGCAGCAGCATTCTCATTTCATCGGATGCCGGCAACATCGTGGTGGATACCACGCCCGACTTCCGCTACCAGATGCTGCGGGCCGGTGTGAAAACGCTGGAAGCCGTGGTAGTCACCCATTCCCATAAAGATCATATCGCCGGGATGGACGACATCCGGGCGTTCAATTATTTCCAGCAGCGCCCCATCGATATCTATGCCTCCGATTATTCGCAGAACGTCATCATGCGCGAGTTCTCCTACGCGTTTGCGGATTTCAAGTATCCCGGCATTCCCGAACTGAACCTGCGCACCATCCTCGACGATCCCTTCAATATCAACGGCCTGAAGTTTACGCCCATCCACGTGCTGCATCACAAAATGCCCGTGCTGGGATTCCGTTTCGGCGACTTTACCTATATCACCGACGCGAATTACATCGCCCCGGAGGAAAAGGAAAAGATCAAAGGCTCGAAAGTACTGGTACTGAACGCCCTTCGCCGCGAAAAGCACATTTCCCACTTTACCCTCGACGAAGCCATCGAAGTAGGCAAGGAACTGGACGTGCCGCAGGTCTATTTTACGCACATCAGCCACCAGCTGGGCCTGCATGCCGAAGTGGACCCTTCGCTGCCGGCAGGTACCGCATTGGCGTACGACGGGCTTGAAATCGAGCTGTAG
- a CDS encoding DUF5000 domain-containing lipoprotein, with product MNRHHILVLLLGLFLWSSCKEKNMLLYTDDNAPAPKPVSNVQFIRTPGGSKLYYKVPADNNLLYVKAVYDISQGVTRETKTSIHQDTLVLEGYADTLEHEVKVYTVGKNKKESDPVTLKIRPLTAPVHNLFKTIEMKETFGGASITFQNKDEAALAIVMIYDSTGQGDWAEADTYHSKAPKGAFSVRGFDTIPVKFATYVRDRWNNKSDTLALTLKPLFETKLDRTLMKEVSLPTDENIGHVFSGLSPRNINFMFNNVFGTGSTNDCFHTRPAAAKMPQWFTFDLGQQYNLSRFKFYHRGGSSGYYRGADPKRFEIYGSNSPNADGSWDSWTLLGTFTSFKPSGDAATPTKEDEEFAVTNGEDFDFPPGTPPMRYLRWKTTETWGNSQYIYIAELMFWGAKL from the coding sequence ATGAACAGGCATCACATTCTTGTATTATTGCTCGGTCTTTTCCTCTGGTCTTCCTGCAAGGAAAAGAACATGCTGTTATATACGGACGATAACGCCCCTGCTCCCAAACCCGTATCCAACGTGCAATTCATCCGCACGCCGGGGGGCTCTAAATTATATTACAAGGTACCGGCGGACAACAACCTGCTGTATGTAAAAGCGGTATATGATATCAGCCAGGGCGTTACGCGCGAAACGAAAACGTCCATTCACCAGGATACGCTCGTGCTGGAAGGGTATGCAGACACGCTGGAGCACGAAGTAAAAGTGTACACGGTCGGCAAAAACAAAAAAGAATCGGATCCGGTAACGCTGAAAATCCGTCCGCTGACGGCACCCGTGCACAATCTTTTTAAAACCATCGAAATGAAGGAAACGTTCGGCGGCGCGTCCATCACCTTCCAGAACAAAGACGAAGCGGCGCTGGCCATCGTGATGATTTACGACAGCACCGGGCAGGGTGACTGGGCGGAAGCCGACACCTATCACTCCAAAGCGCCCAAGGGAGCTTTCTCGGTGAGGGGATTCGATACGATTCCCGTCAAATTCGCCACTTATGTGCGCGACCGCTGGAACAACAAATCGGATACATTGGCCCTCACTTTGAAGCCGCTGTTCGAAACCAAGCTCGACCGTACGCTGATGAAAGAAGTGTCGCTGCCGACGGATGAAAACATCGGCCACGTATTTTCCGGGCTTTCACCCAGGAACATCAATTTTATGTTCAACAACGTGTTTGGCACAGGCAGCACGAACGATTGTTTTCACACAAGGCCCGCTGCCGCCAAAATGCCCCAGTGGTTTACATTCGACCTCGGCCAGCAGTACAACCTTAGCCGTTTTAAATTTTATCACCGTGGCGGCTCGAGCGGTTATTACCGCGGCGCCGACCCGAAGCGGTTCGAGATTTACGGCAGCAACAGTCCGAACGCCGACGGTAGCTGGGACAGCTGGACCTTACTGGGCACCTTCACCTCGTTCAAACCTTCCGGCGATGCCGCCACGCCCACCAAGGAAGACGAAGAGTTTGCGGTAACAAACGGCGAGGATTTCGACTTCCCCCCAGGCACTCCGCCCATGCGGTATCTCCGGTGGAAAACAACCGAAACCTGGGGCAACAGCCAGTATATCTACATTGCCGAACTCATGTTCTGGGGCGCTAAACTCTAA
- a CDS encoding acyl-CoA dehydrogenase family protein — MNFQPTDMQLQIAQVIRDFGKTHIQPHVLEWDETQTFPVELFKKMGELGLMGVLVPESYGGSGLGYLEYVTVISEVSRICGAVGLSLAAHNSLCTGHILQFGSEAQKQQYLPKLASAEWIGAWGLTEPNTGSDAMNMKCTARKEGDEWVINGTKCWITHGKSGDVAVVIARTGELRDSRGMSAFIVERGTPGFSGGKKENKLGMRASETAEMIFDNCRIPAGNLIGAEGEGFIQSMKVLDGGRISIAALSLGIAKGAYDAALKYSQERYQFDQPIANFQGVSFKLADMHTNIAAAELLTLQAADMKNKHLPMTQQAAMAKYYASEVAVRTADDAVQIFGGYGYTKDFPVEKFYRDAKLCTIGEGTSEIQKIVIAREALKK; from the coding sequence ATGAATTTCCAGCCAACGGACATGCAATTACAGATAGCACAGGTCATCAGGGATTTTGGAAAAACACACATCCAGCCGCATGTGCTGGAGTGGGACGAAACGCAGACTTTCCCCGTGGAGCTCTTCAAAAAAATGGGCGAGCTGGGGCTGATGGGGGTGCTGGTACCGGAAAGTTACGGCGGCTCGGGGCTCGGTTACCTCGAATACGTGACCGTGATCAGCGAGGTGTCGCGCATTTGCGGCGCCGTGGGCCTGAGCCTGGCGGCACACAATTCTCTTTGCACCGGCCACATTCTCCAGTTCGGCAGCGAAGCACAGAAACAACAATATCTTCCCAAACTGGCCTCCGCCGAATGGATAGGGGCCTGGGGCCTCACCGAGCCGAACACCGGCTCCGACGCCATGAACATGAAATGTACCGCCCGCAAGGAAGGCGATGAATGGGTGATCAACGGCACCAAATGCTGGATCACCCACGGCAAAAGCGGCGACGTGGCCGTGGTGATCGCCCGCACCGGCGAGCTGCGCGACAGCCGGGGCATGAGCGCGTTCATCGTGGAACGGGGCACGCCCGGTTTCAGCGGCGGTAAAAAAGAAAATAAACTCGGCATGCGGGCCTCCGAAACCGCGGAAATGATTTTCGATAACTGCCGCATTCCCGCCGGAAACCTCATCGGGGCGGAAGGAGAAGGATTTATTCAATCCATGAAGGTGCTCGACGGCGGGCGCATTTCCATCGCCGCACTGTCGCTCGGCATCGCCAAAGGCGCCTACGACGCCGCGTTGAAATATTCACAGGAGCGCTACCAGTTCGACCAGCCCATCGCCAATTTCCAGGGCGTGTCTTTCAAACTCGCCGATATGCATACCAATATCGCGGCCGCCGAGCTGCTCACGCTGCAGGCCGCGGATATGAAAAATAAACACCTCCCCATGACGCAGCAGGCGGCCATGGCGAAATACTACGCCTCCGAAGTGGCCGTGAGAACGGCCGACGATGCGGTGCAGATTTTCGGGGGATACGGGTACACGAAAGATTTCCCCGTAGAAAAATTCTATCGCGACGCCAAACTCTGTACGATCGGGGAAGGGACTTCCGAGATACAGAAAATCGTGATCGCACGCGAAGCACTGAAGAAATAA
- the porX gene encoding T9SS response regulator signal transducer PorX: MNQINILWVDDEIDSLKSQIIFLENKGYKVSALTNGYDALEFLKDNIVDVVLLDESMPGITGLETLARIRENNQQVPVVMITKNEAENVMDEAIGSQITDYLIKPVNPNQVLLSLKKIIDNKRLVAEKTTTAYQQQFRTLFMALNDNPNHAEWADIYKKLVYWEMEMSKSDSPEMLEVLHSQKAEANTEFAKFIARHYSSWMQPKNEDAPVMSHTLFRDKIVPYMDPSVPNFFILIDNLRYDQWKTIQPIFAESFRLMEEDTFYSILPTSTQYSRNAIFAGMLPAEIEAKFPEEWKNDDEQGGKNLYEESFFAAQLQRLKMDSRFSYTKVINHADGQHLVNNMHNMLDYPLNVIVYNFVDMLSHARTEMEVLKELAGDEVSYRSITASWFEHSHLHQALRKVADRKINLIIATDHGSVRVKTPVKVIGDKQTTTNLRYKHGRNLNYDPKEVLAFRDPRDAGLPKPNVNSSYIFAREDGYLCYPNNYNYFVNYYRNTFQHGGISMEEMIVPVARMVSK; this comes from the coding sequence ATGAACCAAATCAACATACTCTGGGTAGACGATGAAATCGACTCCCTTAAATCTCAGATCATTTTTCTCGAAAATAAAGGCTACAAAGTATCGGCGCTCACCAACGGGTATGATGCGCTGGAATTCCTGAAAGACAATATTGTGGATGTGGTGCTGCTCGACGAATCGATGCCGGGCATTACCGGCCTCGAAACCCTGGCCCGCATCCGCGAAAACAATCAGCAGGTGCCGGTGGTGATGATCACCAAAAACGAGGCGGAAAACGTGATGGACGAGGCCATCGGTTCGCAGATCACCGATTACCTCATCAAACCCGTCAACCCCAACCAGGTATTGCTGTCGCTCAAAAAGATCATCGACAACAAGCGCCTCGTGGCCGAAAAAACCACCACGGCCTACCAGCAGCAGTTCCGCACCCTGTTCATGGCCCTCAACGATAACCCGAACCACGCCGAATGGGCGGATATCTATAAAAAACTGGTGTACTGGGAAATGGAAATGAGTAAAAGCGACAGCCCCGAGATGCTGGAAGTGCTGCATTCCCAGAAAGCCGAAGCCAACACCGAGTTCGCCAAGTTCATCGCCCGCCATTACAGCAGCTGGATGCAGCCGAAGAACGAGGACGCGCCGGTGATGAGCCATACCCTGTTCCGCGACAAGATCGTGCCGTATATGGATCCTTCGGTGCCTAACTTCTTTATTCTCATCGACAATCTCCGGTACGACCAGTGGAAAACGATCCAGCCCATTTTCGCCGAATCGTTCCGGCTGATGGAGGAAGATACCTTTTACAGCATCCTGCCCACCTCTACCCAATACAGCCGTAACGCCATTTTCGCGGGCATGCTGCCGGCCGAGATCGAGGCGAAGTTCCCGGAAGAGTGGAAGAACGACGACGAGCAGGGCGGGAAGAACCTCTACGAGGAGAGTTTTTTCGCGGCACAGCTGCAGCGCCTGAAAATGGACAGCCGCTTTTCGTACACGAAGGTGATCAACCATGCAGACGGCCAGCACCTGGTGAACAACATGCATAATATGCTGGATTACCCGCTGAACGTGATCGTTTATAATTTTGTGGACATGCTCAGCCATGCCCGTACGGAAATGGAAGTGCTGAAGGAGCTGGCCGGCGACGAAGTGTCTTACCGCTCCATCACCGCCAGCTGGTTCGAGCACTCGCACCTGCACCAGGCGCTCAGGAAGGTGGCCGACCGGAAAATCAACCTGATCATCGCCACCGACCACGGCAGCGTGCGGGTGAAAACGCCGGTCAAAGTGATCGGCGACAAGCAGACCACCACCAACCTGCGGTACAAACACGGCCGCAATCTCAACTACGACCCCAAGGAGGTGCTCGCCTTCCGCGACCCCCGCGATGCAGGGTTGCCGAAGCCAAATGTCAATTCTTCTTATATCTTTGCCCGCGAAGACGGGTATCTTTGCTATCCCAACAATTATAATTATTTCGTGAACTATTACCGCAACACCTTCCAGCACGGCGGCATTTCCATGGAGGAGATGATTGTGCCGGTAGCAAGGATGGTCAGCAAATAG
- a CDS encoding RagB/SusD family nutrient uptake outer membrane protein, protein MKRQHIWKAVCWAMLIMPLLSACKKFLNVVPDNVATIENAFTMRKEAEKYLFTCYSYLPSSASVSANPAYAAGDEISYIWPFAASAAQPGGYNIARGLQNVTSPYVNYWDGLSGGKKLYNGLRDCNTFLDNISKVPDMTADEKRRWIAEVKFLKAYYHFYLVRLYGPIVLIKENLPIDVNSEQVRVYRQPVDSCFQYITQLIDEAKDDLPNIISNEIDELGRVTKPVALAIKARILVTAASPLFNGNPDYSSYADNRGVKLFSATKDDKKWADAVKACKEAVDLCHEVGLKLYTFKPDVVQFQLAPETITQMSIRNAFIEKWTPEVIWANTNSMTSEMQNLSFPRGLDQAQANSTAPRGQLAPPLKIVEMFYTKNGLPISEDKTWDYGKRYTLRTATAAEKFNIEENYTTVSLHFDRENRFYASIGFDGGKWYGQNYNDDKTCMTLKMKKGQSSSQQVQFSYSTTGYFTKKLLHFQSIVSSNSAVSIRNTPFPEMRLADLYLLYAEALNETEGPTGETLKWINLVRERAGIPSVQDAWTTYSKTPGAFQGKDGMRKIIHQERLIELAFEGSRFYDVRRWKEATELWNQPITGWDIEQSTAEAYYRVRPIFQQTFALKDYFWPLREQSITVNRNLVQSPGWQ, encoded by the coding sequence ATGAAACGTCAACATATCTGGAAGGCTGTCTGCTGGGCGATGTTAATCATGCCCCTGCTGAGCGCCTGCAAAAAGTTCCTGAACGTGGTGCCTGACAATGTGGCCACCATCGAAAACGCGTTCACCATGCGGAAGGAAGCGGAGAAATACCTCTTCACCTGCTACAGCTATCTGCCATCATCGGCCAGCGTTTCCGCCAACCCCGCCTATGCGGCTGGCGATGAAATATCTTATATCTGGCCTTTCGCGGCCAGCGCCGCACAACCCGGCGGTTACAACATCGCCCGCGGTTTGCAGAATGTGACCAGCCCGTACGTCAATTACTGGGACGGCCTCTCCGGCGGCAAGAAACTCTACAACGGCCTGCGCGACTGCAACACCTTTCTCGACAATATCAGCAAGGTGCCCGATATGACCGCGGATGAAAAGAGACGCTGGATCGCCGAAGTAAAATTCCTCAAGGCGTATTATCACTTTTACCTGGTGCGCCTTTACGGCCCCATCGTGCTGATCAAAGAAAACCTTCCCATCGATGTGAACTCGGAACAGGTGCGGGTGTACCGGCAGCCGGTCGATTCCTGCTTCCAGTATATCACCCAGCTGATCGATGAGGCGAAGGACGATCTGCCCAATATCATCTCCAATGAAATAGACGAACTGGGGCGCGTCACAAAACCCGTTGCGCTGGCCATCAAAGCCAGGATACTGGTTACCGCCGCCAGTCCGCTTTTCAACGGCAACCCGGATTATTCGTCGTATGCCGACAACCGTGGCGTGAAACTTTTCAGCGCCACCAAAGACGACAAAAAATGGGCGGATGCCGTGAAGGCCTGTAAAGAAGCGGTGGACCTGTGCCATGAAGTGGGCCTGAAACTGTACACGTTCAAACCGGATGTGGTGCAGTTCCAGCTGGCGCCCGAAACCATCACCCAGATGAGCATCCGTAACGCTTTCATAGAGAAGTGGACGCCGGAAGTGATCTGGGCCAACACCAACAGCATGACCAGCGAAATGCAAAACCTGAGCTTCCCCCGCGGACTCGACCAGGCGCAGGCCAACAGCACCGCTCCCCGCGGGCAGCTGGCGCCGCCGCTGAAAATAGTGGAGATGTTTTATACCAAAAACGGCCTCCCTATTTCGGAAGACAAAACCTGGGATTACGGCAAACGCTACACGCTCCGTACGGCCACAGCCGCTGAAAAGTTCAACATCGAAGAAAACTATACTACCGTTTCGCTGCACTTCGACCGTGAGAACCGCTTTTACGCCAGTATCGGGTTCGACGGCGGCAAATGGTACGGCCAGAATTATAACGACGATAAAACCTGCATGACGCTGAAGATGAAAAAAGGGCAATCGTCCTCCCAGCAGGTACAGTTTTCCTACTCCACCACCGGCTACTTCACCAAAAAGCTGCTGCACTTCCAGAGCATCGTAAGCTCCAACTCCGCGGTTTCCATCAGGAACACCCCATTCCCGGAAATGCGGCTCGCAGACCTCTACCTGCTGTATGCGGAAGCGCTGAACGAAACCGAAGGGCCCACCGGCGAAACACTGAAATGGATCAACCTCGTCAGGGAAAGAGCCGGCATTCCTTCCGTACAGGATGCCTGGACGACTTATTCCAAAACACCCGGTGCTTTCCAGGGTAAAGACGGCATGCGCAAGATCATCCACCAGGAACGCCTGATAGAACTGGCATTCGAAGGCTCCCGCTTTTACGATGTCCGCCGCTGGAAAGAAGCCACCGAACTGTGGAATCAGCCCATCACCGGTTGGGATATCGAACAAAGCACGGCAGAAGCTTATTACCGCGTGCGCCCGATCTTCCAGCAAACCTTCGCCCTGAAAGATTATTTCTGGCCGCTGCGCGAGCAGAGCATCACGGTGAACAGAAACCTGGTACAATCACCCGGCTGGCAATAA
- a CDS encoding DUF4998 domain-containing protein — translation MQKYSVYSLLTMLLAILSISCSKMDATFREYVVPGGITYVGKADSVAVYPGRERLKITWRRGTDPNTRSAVVYWNNKKDSLIVPVKETNAPDVVTAMIDKLPEGTYTFQIYTRDAQNNSSIRVDVQGTSYGRIYESTILSRPISSVKISGSNVVMNWLAADTASFSTEIKFIDQAGVEQKVFLPASEDDITLPNVKEGSYITYRSLYRPSPRSLDTFYTVYESRPLNMAAGKTVKTSSAQGTNTGALAVDELTTTNWQPTDADRKDADKTVWISIDLKAPKEFNAIRFLRAGAGVLKSCKVLGSDNETTWAPLFEKTSGFTTTEDISFNTATRRYVRIEYVFETDGTFNIPEVEIYKR, via the coding sequence ATGCAAAAATATTCTGTATATAGCCTGCTCACCATGCTGCTGGCGATACTGTCCATATCCTGCAGTAAAATGGATGCCACCTTCAGGGAGTATGTGGTGCCGGGGGGTATCACATACGTAGGGAAAGCGGATTCCGTGGCGGTGTACCCCGGCCGGGAACGGCTTAAAATAACCTGGCGGCGCGGCACCGATCCCAACACACGCTCCGCCGTTGTGTACTGGAACAATAAAAAAGATTCCCTGATCGTACCGGTCAAAGAAACCAATGCGCCCGACGTCGTGACCGCCATGATCGACAAGCTGCCGGAAGGTACCTACACTTTCCAGATCTACACCCGCGATGCGCAGAACAATTCATCCATCCGTGTAGATGTGCAGGGCACTTCCTATGGCCGGATTTACGAATCCACCATCCTGTCCCGGCCCATCAGCTCGGTCAAGATCAGCGGCAGCAATGTGGTGATGAACTGGCTGGCGGCTGATACCGCTTCTTTTTCCACCGAAATCAAATTCATCGATCAGGCCGGCGTGGAACAAAAAGTATTCCTGCCTGCCTCGGAAGATGACATCACACTGCCGAACGTAAAGGAAGGCTCCTACATTACCTACCGTTCGCTATACAGGCCTTCGCCCCGCAGCCTCGATACATTCTACACCGTGTATGAATCCAGGCCGCTGAACATGGCTGCCGGCAAAACGGTGAAAACGAGTTCCGCGCAAGGCACCAATACCGGCGCCCTGGCGGTAGACGAACTGACCACCACCAACTGGCAGCCCACCGATGCCGACCGGAAGGATGCGGATAAAACCGTGTGGATCTCGATCGACCTGAAAGCGCCCAAAGAATTCAACGCCATCCGTTTTCTGCGTGCAGGCGCGGGCGTGCTGAAATCGTGCAAGGTGCTGGGTTCCGATAACGAAACCACCTGGGCCCCGCTGTTCGAAAAAACGAGCGGTTTTACCACCACCGAGGATATCAGCTTCAATACCGCCACCCGGCGTTATGTAAGGATTGAATATGTTTTTGAGACAGACGGTACTTTCAACATACCGGAAGTGGAGATCTATAAACGGTAA
- a CDS encoding HD domain-containing protein: MHTRFHHSMGAYHLMSCALQELRGKGVVITEEEEVAAKMAILLHDVGHGPYSHALEHTLVEDVSHEEISQLLMQTLNREMNGSLDLTLEIFNGRYHKQFLHQLVSSQLDVDRMDYLSRDSFYTGVSEGVISYDRIIKMLTVHEGELMVEEKGIYSIEKFIVARRLMYWQVYLHKTVLSAENMLVKVLDRAKKLALDGTELFASPALHYFLYNRIGRGEFEGQECLSQFCLLDDYDIMGAIKVWTQHPDKVLRLLCQWLVNRQLFKVTLRNEPSEPELLADLKEKVKQRWDLSDGEADYFVFTDTASLKAYDANDEKINILFKDGTVRDISSIDNALVSHTLARPIKKFYICHPKI; this comes from the coding sequence ATGCATACGCGTTTTCATCACAGCATGGGGGCTTACCACCTGATGAGTTGTGCCTTGCAGGAGCTGCGCGGAAAGGGGGTGGTTATCACGGAAGAAGAGGAAGTGGCTGCAAAAATGGCCATATTATTGCATGACGTAGGGCACGGGCCTTATTCGCATGCGTTGGAACATACGCTGGTGGAAGACGTGTCTCACGAGGAGATTTCCCAGCTGCTGATGCAGACCCTCAACCGGGAAATGAACGGCAGCCTGGACCTTACCCTGGAGATATTCAACGGCCGGTACCATAAACAGTTCCTGCACCAGCTCGTTTCGAGCCAGCTGGATGTGGACCGGATGGACTACCTGAGCCGCGACAGTTTCTACACGGGTGTGTCCGAGGGGGTGATCAGCTACGACCGCATCATCAAGATGCTGACCGTGCATGAGGGCGAACTGATGGTGGAGGAAAAGGGGATTTATTCCATTGAAAAGTTTATTGTCGCCCGCCGGCTCATGTACTGGCAGGTATACCTGCATAAAACCGTGCTGAGCGCGGAAAATATGCTCGTAAAGGTGCTGGACAGGGCCAAAAAGCTGGCTTTGGACGGCACGGAGCTGTTTGCCTCGCCGGCGCTGCATTATTTCTTGTATAACCGCATCGGCCGGGGGGAATTCGAGGGACAGGAATGCCTTTCCCAATTTTGCCTGCTCGATGACTATGATATCATGGGGGCGATTAAAGTATGGACGCAGCACCCGGACAAGGTGTTACGCCTGCTATGCCAATGGCTCGTAAACCGCCAGCTTTTCAAGGTTACCCTCAGAAATGAGCCGTCGGAACCTGAGCTGCTGGCAGACCTGAAAGAAAAAGTGAAACAACGCTGGGACCTGAGCGACGGGGAGGCGGATTATTTCGTATTTACGGATACCGCCAGCCTGAAGGCATATGACGCAAACGACGAAAAGATCAATATCCTATTCAAGGACGGCACGGTGAGGGATATTTCATCGATCGACAATGCCCTTGTATCGCATACTTTGGCAAGACCGATAAAAAAATTCTACATTTGTCATCCAAAAATCTAG